Part of the Candidatus Poribacteria bacterium genome, CCTCGCCCGCCGTTTATCCGGGTGAGAGATGGGAGGTTAAAAGCCCCAAGGAGGTAGGGCTGGATAAGGCAAAGCTCGAGGGTTTCCGCGGCTACGTCAGGGGACGCGGTTGTATAGTGCGTCATGGATACATGGTCTACACTTGGGGCGACTTCACCCGACGGGGAGATGTGGCATCCGCTGCTAAGCCCGTCTATGCCCATTTCCTGTTCAAGGCACTGGAGCTAGGGAAAATCTCAAGCCTCGACGAGGAGGTCAGCCGCTATGAACCTAGGCTGCGGAAGTTAAACCCCGAGCTTGACCACAAGGACGGTCATATCACATGGCGTCATCTGGCGACACAGACTTCGTGTTATGGAGTTTCCGAACGACCGGGTAAGGCCTTCGATTACAACGATTGGCAGATGGCGCTTTTCTGGGACCTGCTCTTTTTGAAGGTCTATGGCGCCACATATGAGAACGTGGATGAAAAGGTTCTCCACCCGTTGCTCACCGATCCGCTGGGATGTGAGGATAATCCGACCTTCATGGCCTTTGGGGTGAAAGATCGGCCCGGAAGACTTGCCATCTCACCTCGAGATTTCGCCCGTTTCGGTCTGCTTTACCTGAGAGGGGGAAAATGGCGTGGAAGACAGCTTCTCAGCGAGAAGCTCGCCGTGATGGCTGTGACCAGTCCGCTTCCCAACTCGATCCCACGCACCAAAGCGCAGCCTGCCGAGATGCTGCCCGGTCAGCGCTCGATCGGTTCGAGGCAAATTCCGGACGATCAGACCGATCACATGGGAAGCTACAGTTTCCTGTGGTGGACGAACGGGATAGATCGTGAGGGGAGACGCCACTGGCCGGACGCTCCCCCTGACACCTACGGCGCTTTTGGTCATGGAGGATTAAGGGCGATGATCGTAATACCCAGCCTCGACCTGATCGTCAGCTGGAACGATGCCTGTGTAGAAGGAAGAAAGATGGAGAACGAAGCGCTGAAGAGACTGATCGAAGCGGTGATATCACGGTGATATCACCGCGCCTTGATGGCAGCCCATATGGAGGCAAGTTTATCAGCGGGAGAGACAGGGGTCATTCCGAGCGCCTTCAGCATTCCCTCCTCCATGCACATTTTAATATCCTCTTCACCGAGAGCGACGTTAAGAACGGCCACCTCGTCAACGCCGCCGGTCAGATATAAGCCATCTCCCTCTCTTCTGCCTATCTCCAGGTGATGCGTTAGCCTTTTGGTACCCTTATGCGCTTTGTTGTGCTCTCCTATCTTCACCCCATTCACATAGGCGACCTCATGGTTGCCTTCAAGGGTCCAGGCTATGTGATACCATTTGTTAAGCGCCCAATCGTTCTCCCCCAGCTCCTCGACCATGGAAGCCATGATCCCCTCGTCATAACCGCCGCCGGTGCCGTCATTGGTATATGTATGGATCTGTCCCTGCGGGTAGATCCCAACCTCGTATTCGAGGTAGTGTTTTCCAACTATCACCTGCCTATCGGTCCACATGGCCACCATCTTCTTCTTGGTCTTGACCCAGAACATGACCGTTATCTCGTTTTCCATGGCCAGACTGTCGGCGTTGCCGCAGTCGACGTAATCGCCATCACCATCCAGCTCCAGGGCCTTTCCGAATTTGCCGTCGATCCATTTTGGATTGCCCATAAGCGTTCCATCGTTTCCGTTTCCGGACATATCCTCAACCGTCTTGCCTTTCCCTTCATCGAACAACCATAAACCGACGACGGTTCCGGGGTCTATCTTGGCGTAAATAGAGCTTGCAAAGAGCAAGCCGACGACCATCAGACCCACACACACCACTGATATCCTCATTATCATTCTCGCTACCCCCCTTTCGGAATGTTCAAATGGCAAGGTAAATATAACACACCTTTTCCCGCTTGTCAATGGGATCTCATTTCAATATGACGAGTCGCCTCATATCCTTGAACCTACCGGCTTGAAGCTCGTAGAGATAGATCCCGGATGACACCATCTCGCCAAACCTATCCCTTCCGTCCCAATAGGCCGCCCTATCCCTTTCGGTATAGGAACCCGCTCTCATATGCCCCAGATTTAGCTCCCTCACCTTTCTGCCGAGTAGATCGTAGATGCGTATCGTCACGTCTGAATCCTCTGAAAGCACAAAGGGAATCCATGTCTCCGGGTTGGACGGATTGGGGTAGTTCTGTAGAAGCGCCGTCCTTTTGATCTCCCCCAAAGCGGTTAAAAACTTCCCCTTAGGTTCAACCGTAAACGGCGTATATCCGAGCACATCCTTCGCCGGATAAAGCGCCATCCTTCCATCTTCGGTCCGCATGAACACGTAGCGCCCATCGACGCTGAACCAGAGCCGTGTTTGATCCGGTATGGTTTTGACGTATCTTCCTCTATCCACATCATATAGCCTGAGCTCAGTTTTGAACTCTCCGCCCTCGTTCCGGTAAACGCGGACGATGAGAATTCGTCCGTCGGGGGTGAACTGAACGGGCGTGAAGTGTCTGTCCGTTTCTTCTATAAAGGGCTTCTCGATACTCCATCTGAGTTTCGGGGACCTCCGGGTGATATCCCAGATCTCTATCGCCTTTCCCGTATCGCGGACGTGCAGGATCTGTCCGTTCGGTCGGAAGACAATGCGACAGCCGTATCTCGAATTCCCCGAGTATCCCGATGGCCTGATCCGCCGGACGAGCTCGCCCGTTTCGATGTCCCAGAAGTTTATGGCGTCCTGATCCTCGGAGTAGAGCACAACCTGCTTGGAGTCGGGGGTGAACAGAAGGGTGGAGCAGCTTCCTGACACGTCATCTATTTTGATTATCTCCTCGCCCCTCTCCACGTCGAAGACCTGTGTCCCGCCTCCGCCGAAATTGCTCGTGGCCAGAAGCTTTCCATCCTGTGAGAAAGCCATCCCCTCCATGCTCAGAAAACCGGGCATCCTAAACTCGTGGAGAAGCTGCATCGTCCGGGCGTCCCAGATCTGAGCTTTAGCCTCAGCGTTGATGGCGAATCTCACCCCGTCGGGACTTGCCCTCAAAAACCAGGGAAAATCGAGGAACTCGATGACGTGGATCATCCTGCCCGTTTTCACGTCGTAGAACAGGAGGTTATTCCCCGTATGTGCTGCTATCAGGTTCAATTCGGACAGATAGATGGGCTCCGAAAGCTTTCCCCAGCCATATAGGGTTCTAATCGGACTCATGCCTTCGGCGTTCCATATCCGTATCTTCTCCTCAAGGGGATACACGGCCGCTAGATATCTGCCGTTGGGATGAAAGGATATCCGTTTACATCTCTCATAGCCGTGTATGTTAGGAGGATATCGTCTCGCTGAGACGGACATGATTTTAAGCGTTTTCAGGTCGAGAAACTCCAAAACGGTTCCAGCCGATCCGAGGACGAGTTTCCTATCATCAGGCGTGAAGGCGATCGAGTCGTACGATGAGTATCCGTGTCGAATAAGTTTCCTGTCCCTCATATCCCAGAGGACGAAACCATAGGTATCTCCTAAAGCGGCGAGCATGGAACCGCCATGACTGAACGTCAGCGATTTCCACCACATCTTATCCCCAGGGCGGAGATGACGGATCAGTTTTGCACTCTGAACGTCCCACAGCGATATGGTCTCGCGGGTGGAACCCACGGCAAGGAGCTTACCGTCAGGGGAGAAAGTGAAGCCGAGGACATGGGGCATCTCTGTATTTCTCCCCAGCTTGTTCTGGGGATCCGTTATGTGTTTCAGCACCGACTCCGGATCGCCCGTAAACTCCCTGACCACTTTCCGCGATTCGATCTGCCAGAGCTTGACCGAATCCCCCTCCGCGAAAGCCAGGGATTTACCGTCAGGTGAAAACCCTATCAGGCTCGATTTTACTCCTATCTCAGCCAGGAGCCTCCCCTCTGGGATCTTCCATATGCGTATTCTGTCCCCTCCTATCGCTAAAAGGGAACCATCTGGGGAAAAATCCAGTTTGCTTCTCCAGCTTGGGTGCTCGGTGAATTCGGCAATCGTTTTGAAATCCGTCGAATTTAGGAGCTCCACGCCGTCCTCCGTTAGGACGGCCAGATACCGTCCGTCGGGCGAGTAAAGGGCGTCGACCAAGTCGGGTTTGCCCACAATGACGATTGGCCCTCCCAATGCCGAACAATCCCATAAGCTCAAAATGACCGACAAAACGGAAAGATAAAGGATAAGTCGCCTCATAATCCTATCCTCCTTAATCGGATTACTCATTTTTATCTTGAATGTAGTTCATTTGAAAGCGATCAGACATCAACCACCGATAGTTTGTGTCATTTTGAATGACAGCTCAGCTAAAAATGACTCAATGGCCATAAATGACCCCTTTTAACTTCCCCCATATGGTCGCCATTTTGTCTTCAGGTTCGATCTCGAAGAACCCATTTCTCCAGAGCGTATATCCATTGCCTGAGGCATCGACGTAACGGATGGATTCCGGCCCTTCGTCGAAATGCCACAGCGAGATCGTATGCTCATCCGCCTCAAACCTGCCTCTCGGCACTTCATATCGGACCCCGACGTACCTTGCCACGTCCGAGATCCTCACCTCATCTATATAGCCTTTGAACCTCATAGGTTCGCCGGCGAAATGACATAAGTTCAGGTCCTGCGGTATGATCCCCCCTATGATAAGAGGCTTATCCGATCCCAGGATACTTCCTCCTGGTTTCAGCCAATTTCCTCCTACCCCGTTCATCCCATACCCCGCGTTGGCGTTGAACACCGCCGCTATGTGAACCCATTTTCCTCTGGATACTGGGACGCTGCCGACCACGATCGGGCTGATCACCCCTTCGCTATGGACCCATGCCCCTGGGTTTCCGCCTTTAGCGCCGTGTATGATCAGGTTGAACCTATCCTCTTGACCTATGATTGACCAAAAGGTATTCGGCTCAGGTGGCGTTTCAACGTAGATCCACGCTTCAGCGGTCAGCTCCTTGAATTTACCTTCCGGAAACCACGCCCTGACGGTACTGACAAAATCGTGCTCCTCACCCAATGTCAGGTAACCCCCTCCGGCCGGGGAGGGATTCGGGCGAGAATAACCGAGATTGACGAAGATCAATCCGATCGCCAAGGGTAAAACGATGAGACATCTCATCGGGATCCCCCCTTGCAGTTTTCAGCTTAGTCTCAGCGGTGAACAAAGGGTTAAGGTGCAATTTATGTGCCATCGAAAAGGTAGACGTTTATCGGGCGGTTTAGGAGATAGGGGTGCACGAAATGGGGCAGATCACATCAAAAATGCACGAAATGGGGCATGCCTTGACTTGCGCTTCGGCCATCTGATAAGATTTGAAAGTTAAAGTGCTCCCGATGCGAATATTCTTATGGGAAAATGGAGGACGAAGAGGTAAAGCGATCGATACTCGATGGGGAATACGCCTGCTCGATATGCACCTGGAGGTCGATTCCATCCAGGTCGGAAACATCTTGAAAGGAGTGAGGTAAATGGGTGAACCTAAACCGCATCCACCTGTTAAACTGATATGTGGTATGATCTCAGCCCATAAGGAGCTATTCGATAAAGCGGCTTCACTCCTTCAGGAGAAGTTCGGATCTATAGATCTGAAAAGCTATATCATCCCGTTCAATTTCACCGATTACTACGCTGAGGAGATGGGCGAAAACCTCAAGAGGATCTTTATCTCTTTCCAAAAACTGATATGGCCGGAGGATCTGGCGGAGATCAAACTCCAGACCAATCAACTTGAGAGGAAATTCCTCTATCCGGGAACCGAAAGGAGGATGATCAATCTTGATCCGGGATACGTCGCCGCGGGCAAGCTCGTCCTCGCCACCACCAAGGATCACTCCCACAGGGTCTACCTCGGAAAGGGCATTTTCGCCGAGGCCACGCTGAGATACTATAAGGGGAGCTTCAGACCGTGGGAGTGGACTTACCCGGATTATCGCACGGAGGAATACATCCAGATCTTCAATCAGATCAGGAAGATCTATATGAGACAGCTTAGAGAGATAAGGGGAGAGATGGAATGAGCGAGAGGAGCTTTCGCGAGATGAACCTCGCTATATTCAGGGGTGAGGACCCTGGAGGGATACTCTGGCAGCCGAGGATCGATTTCTGGTATCATGTTAACAAGAAAAGGGGAACCCTTCCGGAGCATCTGAAAGATAAAAGCCTCATCGAAGTTTACGACTATTGCCTCGCATCGATCAGATATTTCGGCTGGGGGCTGCGCTCCAGATATAAAAACGTCAAGGCGTGGAGCGAGTGGGAGGATGAGAAGACGCTGCGCAGATACTGGGAGACACCCGTTGGGACGCTGACCGATGCATTGCGCTACGACGCGTGGGGACTATCGGCTTATAACATCGAATATAAACTGAAAAGACCGGAGGACTTCAAAATTCTGGAGTTTATGATCCAAGATCAGGAATGGTATTGGGATCAAGAGGCATATGAAAGCTCCCTTAAAGAGGTGGGCGATAGGGGAGCCCCTCAATTCTTCTTCAGGAGATCCCCCATCCAGGGGCTCTTCATCGAACATATGGGCTTTGAGAACACCATATACATGATGCAGGATCATCCCGATATCATACTCCATTATGTGGAGGTTGCTTCCTGTGCCGATGACAAGATGTATGAGGTGATCTGCTCGTGTCCCGTTCAGATCCTCAACTTCGGCGAGAACATAGACGCCCATATGGATCCCCCTCCTATATGGCGTGAGCATTTGATCCCGTATTACCGAAGACGTGCCGAGCAGATCCATGCCGCGGGAAAATTCGTCCATATCCACATCGATGGAGCGATGAAACCGCTATTGCCATATCTAAGGGATTGTCCGTGGGATGGGATAGAGGCTGCTACCCCGCTGCCACAGGGGGATGTAACGCTGGAGGAGATAAAAAAGGCTCTAGATGATCTGGTGCTGCTTGACGGAGTACCCGCCGTCTATTTCCTCCCCATCTATCCGATCGAGGAGCTGAAAAGATGCGTCGAGCGAATCGTGGAGCTGTTTCATCCGAGATTGGTCTTAGGGATATCAGATGAGATACCACCTGACGGGGATATCGAGAGGGTGAGAATGGTGGGAGAGATGGTGAGGGAGATGTCATGAGAGGATTGAAGTTGATCGCCATAGACCTCGATGGAACCCTCCTATATGATGACGGAACGCTTAGCGAAAGGAACGCTAAGGCTATATCTAAGGCGCTTTCCCTGGGAGTTGAGATCGTGTTGGCCTCAGGTAGGATGTTCAGAACGATCTTACCATACGCCCGGAGGTTGAATCTGACCGGTCCAATTATCGCCTATAACGGCGCTCTGGCCAAGGTGATATCGACCGGGGAGGTGCTCTCACATACTCCTATCCCACCCGAGATAGCGGATGAGATAGTCGATTACTGTCTCTCTAGGGAGCTACATCTGAATTTCTACTTAAACGAGCGGGTCTACGTGCAGCACATTAATAAGTGGTCTCGTCTCTACGATACCCGTACCGGCAGCCGATCGAAGCGAGTGGATCTCGCAAGGCTCAAGGGCAGCGCTCCAACTAAGCTTCTTGTGATAGACCATCCTTCCAGAATCAGAGGGTTGGTCGAAGAGTTCAGATCCCTGCTCGATAACAGGCTTTATTTCCTTGTCACCATGCCTGAATACATCGAATTCATGAACAAAGAGGTCTCAAAAGGCAAGGCACTAAGGGATATCATGAATCGGTTTGGGGTGAACCGGCAGGAGGTGGCTGTCATAGGGGATGGAAACAACGATCTGCCGATGATGGAGGAGGCAGGGGTAAAAGTAGCCATGGGCAACGCCACGGATAAGCTCAAATGTATGGCCGATTATGTGGTCGGATCAAACGAGGAGGATGGGGTGGCCGAGGCAATAGAGATCCTCACCCGCCTTCACCTTTCTCGGCCGCTCCCTTCCTCTCGGCCAGCCTCCTGATGTGGCTCTCGCCAGCGGTATGGAGTATAAACCTAGCATAGGCGACCCTCTTGGCAGCCTCGGTCAACGTGTCGCTGGCTGAGATCTGATCGAGGAAACTCAGCATCTCTTCGATATGGGAGCGCTTGTAAGAGGGAACCTCAGAGGCGCACCTTTTGGCCTCCTTCAGCAACTCCTCGGTGGAGGAGTACCTGTAGAGGAGCATTTTGAGGTTTTTCTCGCGCGAGGAAGATAAGGCCAGAGAAACGCCATCGTAGAGCGGTCTCATCACCTTAAACCATGTTTTGCCGATCCCGATGGTGAATCCTTTTATCCCGCCTGTGTGGCTGAAGTTCCTCAATATCGACAGATCAGTTCTGCTCAGGGTGAAGGCGATCAGCGGGGAGATGACACCTATGAGCATGTTCGGCCTAAATATCAGCGATAGAACGAGGAACATGAGCAGGGAGATAAGGAAGTTGACGGAGATGATAAGCCATGACCATCCCGTTCGCATCGCCGAGGCGAAGTTTCCGGGAAACGAGATGCGAAGCTCGATGATAGAAAGCAGAACCGATACCACCACCGTTAGGAGAAGAGCGATGAAGTCAGCAGCTGTCCAGCTCATAATCGCCTCCTGATGTTATCGTAGAACCCTTTTCGCTCAGGAAATAGAGGTATCTCTCAATCCCTTTAGGTCTTTCCCTGCGATACACAAACCCCTTATCCATCAGCGAGAAGAGCGCATCCAGGATGCTGTCGGGATGGATAAGCGACCGGACAGCCATCTCCAGCGGTGTGAGCGGTCCCGATTGGGATAGGATATTCAGGACGATTCTCTCGAGGGAGGACAGTTCCGTCATCTAGGGTCTCCTTTTCGCTCTTTTTCTTCTCTTCCTCAAAAGGATCTTCAACCTGATGTTCTCCTCGCGCAGTTCCTTATTTATCTTAAGGGCTCGCCTGTTTTCGGCCAAAGCCGCCGCGAGCCGCTTTTCCAGCTTTTTCTTCTCCTCTATAAGCTGTTGAAGGTTCGACATCTTCCCTTCATCCTCCCTTCCTGAGGGTAAAATCTGTTATCTACGGCCGGATAAGATGTGTTCCACCTCGCGTTGTCTCCGGCCGATTTGGCTGCCCCAATCGTAAGTTCCCCTCACGGCCGGCTGAGGGCGGGAATGGGCCAGTTTTTCGAGCCTGCCATACCCTCTTCTTCTGCTTCGGGAAATCAATTTGGGAAGCTTATATCTCCCTTTTGAGAGACGATCCTTGATGAACCCCTCTATATGCCTTTCCCTGCGTCTCAAGCGCCGTCTCAGCGTCTCAACACCGATGATGAAAAAGGCCAGTATCACAGCAACTCCGAGGAAGAACAGGCTTAGAAAGAAATGCGGATATCTCATCCATATCATATATACTCCCCCTTTATGATCCCGTGGACGGCCCCAGTGAGGAATCCCAATTTCCCCCACGCTAGCGTGAATTATTATATCACAGCTTGAGAGAGAAAATCAATCTTGACTTTCCCGTCAGCGATATTATATAATGACTGATGAATCAATCACTAAGTGCCAGCAGGAGGATTCCATGAGGCTGAGCGAAGAGAAGAGACAGAGGATTCTGGATGCCGCCCTTAGAACCTTCGTGCGACACGGCTTCTACAACGCTAAAGTTTCCGAGATAGCCCGCGAAGCCGGAGTGGCCCACGGCACTGTTTATCTATACTTTAAGTCCAAGGAACATCTGCTGAGAACTATCTTCGAGGAACAAATGGGAGAGGCGCTCAGATACATCAAAGGCAAGGTGTCTCAGATACAAGGGGCGAAGGCTAAGCTGAAAAGGCTGATCGAAGCTCAGATGGAGCTGGTGAAGGAGCATAAGGAACTAACGGAGCTGATACTTATCGAGATGCGACAGAGCAGCAAGTTCCTTAAAAGCGAAGCGGTTATGCTTATAGCCGATTACATCGATTTCATCGAAGGGATACTTAAGGAGGGAATCAGACTAGGGGAGATAAGGAAAGATCTCAACACCACCATCGTAGCTACTACTATCTATGCCTCCTTCGAAGGAGTAGTTACCAGATGGTTGCTTGAGGAGAGCTGCTTCGATCTTAAAAAAGCAG contains:
- a CDS encoding serine hydrolase, giving the protein MYITTCLLVIGMAFTSSPAVYPGERWEVKSPKEVGLDKAKLEGFRGYVRGRGCIVRHGYMVYTWGDFTRRGDVASAAKPVYAHFLFKALELGKISSLDEEVSRYEPRLRKLNPELDHKDGHITWRHLATQTSCYGVSERPGKAFDYNDWQMALFWDLLFLKVYGATYENVDEKVLHPLLTDPLGCEDNPTFMAFGVKDRPGRLAISPRDFARFGLLYLRGGKWRGRQLLSEKLAVMAVTSPLPNSIPRTKAQPAEMLPGQRSIGSRQIPDDQTDHMGSYSFLWWTNGIDREGRRHWPDAPPDTYGAFGHGGLRAMIVIPSLDLIVSWNDACVEGRKMENEALKRLIEAVISR
- a CDS encoding LamG domain-containing protein translates to MIMRISVVCVGLMVVGLLFASSIYAKIDPGTVVGLWLFDEGKGKTVEDMSGNGNDGTLMGNPKWIDGKFGKALELDGDGDYVDCGNADSLAMENEITVMFWVKTKKKMVAMWTDRQVIVGKHYLEYEVGIYPQGQIHTYTNDGTGGGYDEGIMASMVEELGENDWALNKWYHIAWTLEGNHEVAYVNGVKIGEHNKAHKGTKRLTHHLEIGRREGDGLYLTGGVDEVAVLNVALGEEDIKMCMEEGMLKALGMTPVSPADKLASIWAAIKAR
- a CDS encoding PD40 domain-containing protein; the protein is MRRLILYLSVLSVILSLWDCSALGGPIVIVGKPDLVDALYSPDGRYLAVLTEDGVELLNSTDFKTIAEFTEHPSWRSKLDFSPDGSLLAIGGDRIRIWKIPEGRLLAEIGVKSSLIGFSPDGKSLAFAEGDSVKLWQIESRKVVREFTGDPESVLKHITDPQNKLGRNTEMPHVLGFTFSPDGKLLAVGSTRETISLWDVQSAKLIRHLRPGDKMWWKSLTFSHGGSMLAALGDTYGFVLWDMRDRKLIRHGYSSYDSIAFTPDDRKLVLGSAGTVLEFLDLKTLKIMSVSARRYPPNIHGYERCKRISFHPNGRYLAAVYPLEEKIRIWNAEGMSPIRTLYGWGKLSEPIYLSELNLIAAHTGNNLLFYDVKTGRMIHVIEFLDFPWFLRASPDGVRFAINAEAKAQIWDARTMQLLHEFRMPGFLSMEGMAFSQDGKLLATSNFGGGGTQVFDVERGEEIIKIDDVSGSCSTLLFTPDSKQVVLYSEDQDAINFWDIETGELVRRIRPSGYSGNSRYGCRIVFRPNGQILHVRDTGKAIEIWDITRRSPKLRWSIEKPFIEETDRHFTPVQFTPDGRILIVRVYRNEGGEFKTELRLYDVDRGRYVKTIPDQTRLWFSVDGRYVFMRTEDGRMALYPAKDVLGYTPFTVEPKGKFLTALGEIKRTALLQNYPNPSNPETWIPFVLSEDSDVTIRIYDLLGRKVRELNLGHMRAGSYTERDRAAYWDGRDRFGEMVSSGIYLYELQAGRFKDMRRLVILK
- a CDS encoding LamG domain-containing protein, which codes for MRCLIVLPLAIGLIFVNLGYSRPNPSPAGGGYLTLGEEHDFVSTVRAWFPEGKFKELTAEAWIYVETPPEPNTFWSIIGQEDRFNLIIHGAKGGNPGAWVHSEGVISPIVVGSVPVSRGKWVHIAAVFNANAGYGMNGVGGNWLKPGGSILGSDKPLIIGGIIPQDLNLCHFAGEPMRFKGYIDEVRISDVARYVGVRYEVPRGRFEADEHTISLWHFDEGPESIRYVDASGNGYTLWRNGFFEIEPEDKMATIWGKLKGVIYGH
- a CDS encoding DUF4416 family protein, whose protein sequence is MGEPKPHPPVKLICGMISAHKELFDKAASLLQEKFGSIDLKSYIIPFNFTDYYAEEMGENLKRIFISFQKLIWPEDLAEIKLQTNQLERKFLYPGTERRMINLDPGYVAAGKLVLATTKDHSHRVYLGKGIFAEATLRYYKGSFRPWEWTYPDYRTEEYIQIFNQIRKIYMRQLREIRGEME
- a CDS encoding HAD family phosphatase; the protein is MRGLKLIAIDLDGTLLYDDGTLSERNAKAISKALSLGVEIVLASGRMFRTILPYARRLNLTGPIIAYNGALAKVISTGEVLSHTPIPPEIADEIVDYCLSRELHLNFYLNERVYVQHINKWSRLYDTRTGSRSKRVDLARLKGSAPTKLLVIDHPSRIRGLVEEFRSLLDNRLYFLVTMPEYIEFMNKEVSKGKALRDIMNRFGVNRQEVAVIGDGNNDLPMMEEAGVKVAMGNATDKLKCMADYVVGSNEEDGVAEAIEILTRLHLSRPLPSSRPAS
- a CDS encoding TetR/AcrR family transcriptional regulator, with product MRLSEEKRQRILDAALRTFVRHGFYNAKVSEIAREAGVAHGTVYLYFKSKEHLLRTIFEEQMGEALRYIKGKVSQIQGAKAKLKRLIEAQMELVKEHKELTELILIEMRQSSKFLKSEAVMLIADYIDFIEGILKEGIRLGEIRKDLNTTIVATTIYASFEGVVTRWLLEESCFDLKKAADEIYTAFMEGISLTTGD